The nucleotide sequence GGAGGGGGCACGACAACTCGCGGTGGATGTGGCGCCACCGGAAGGAGAATGGGACGCGATCGAAGATCGTATCGCTGGACCGGGGGCGTGGAGGGCAGCGCGGGCCCAAAGCCGTGTGGGTGCGGCCGACGGGATCAGTAGCGGACACGCGACCTTCACGCCCCACTTCGGCGGGGGCGACGATCCCTCGGAGCGAGGCGCCGCGGGAATGCCCGGCTGGGCGGGCGGTCTCCGCTGGGCCGCCGTATTGGTTCTCGCCATCGGACTCTCGTGGGGGCTCGTGAGCCTCCCCTCCTGGCTGGGGGGCCGGTCCGGTGACGTCGCCTCGAGCGCGTCGCCGGCGCCGGAATCCAACGCTCGCGAGCTCGTGGGCGCGCGTACCGCGGCCCTCCTCGAAGGCGCGTACGCCCCCTCCATCTCCGAGCTCCAGCGGATCCTCGCCGACACGCGCGACCAGCTCGACCCGGAGACGGTTCAGGTCGTGGACGAAAACCTCGCCGTCATCGAAGAGGCGATCGCGCGGGTGCGCGCCGCACTGGAGTCGGATCCCGCGAGCGCGCCGGCGCTCCGGTCCCTCGACTCACTTTTCAACGCGCAGCTCCGGGTCCTCCGGGTCGCGGCAGCACTGCCTCGTGAAATCTGAACCCCAAGGAGAACCTTCCATGGTGCGGCATTCGAAAGGTGCGGCGCTCGCGAGGATGGCCGGTGTGGCGTTGCTGGCCGCCTGGACCGCTGTCCCCCTCCTCGGGCAGGACATTCCGATCAACGAATTGCGCCCGCTTGGTCCGGGCGGGACAGTTCAGATCGACGTCATTCAGCACTCGATCACCATCGAGGTCTGGAATCGGAACGAGGTCGAAGTGAGGGGGCAATACAACCCCGCCTTCGAGCAGCTCGACATTGACGCCGACGCCGAATCCTTCTCTTTGGAGATCGACCGGCGGAATATCCGCGGGAATGGAGGCGGCGGCACACTCACGGTCCGAATTCCAGCGGGCGTGGAGCTCGACGCGGAATCCGTTTCCGGAGAGGTACGGGCGACGGGAAACGCCAACTCGGTCTCCCTCGAGAGCGTGAGTGGTTCCGTTACTTACGCGGGGGATTCCCCCGAGGTGCGCCTGAGCTCGGTCTCGGGCTCCGTGAGTTACGCGGGGACGGCGGCGGAAGCCCAGCTGGAGAGCGTGAGCGGGAGCGTGCGCCTGGAGGGGAATGTGGGAGCGTTGGACGCCGAATCCGTGAGCGGGGCCGTGACCGTCATTTCGGGGACGCCCGTGCGTGAGTTGGACCTCGAGACCGTTTCGGGGTCAGTGACCTTCACCGGATCCCTCGCTCCGGGAGGCGAAATCGCCATCGAGAGCTTCTCGGGGCGCGTCGAGATGGCGCTCGACCCCGCCACGGCCGCCCGCTTCGAGCTGGAGACCCTTTCGGGATCCATCAGCGTCGCGCTTCCCGGAGTGCCGGACGACATCGCCCGGAGCGGCCGTTTCGGTCCCTCCGAGACGGCCACCTTCGTGACTGGAAACGGGAACGGGTCCGTCGAGGCCTCAACCCTCTCGGGGAGCATCGTCATTCGGGCGAGGTGAGGTCGCGGCCCGCGGCGCCTTGGTCCCATGAACCCCGGGGATTAACATTCCCCGCATGGCCAACCAGGAGCCCGACCGCTACCGCCCGGGAGAGGTCGAATCGAAGTGGCAGAGCCGCTGGGAGGAGCGGGGAACGAACCGCTTCACCGAGGCCGCGCTCCGCTCCGCTGCCGCCCCCTATTACAATCTCATGATGTTCCCCTACCCCTCCGCGGAGGGGCTCCACGTCGGAAACATCTACGCTTTCACCGGCGCGGACGTACATGGGCGCTTCCAGCGCCTGACGGGGAAAAACGTTTTCGAGCCGATGGGCTTCGACGCCTTCGGAATCCACTCGGAAAACTTCGCCATGAAGGTCGGCGTCCACCCGATGGACCTGATTCCGAAAAATGTCGCGAACTTCACCCGCCAGCTGCGGCGGATCGGGGGGATGTTCGATTGGGACCATTCGGTGGACACGACCTCGCCGGAATACTACCGGTGGACGCAGTGGCTATTCCTCAAGCTTTTCGACGGCGGGCTTGCGGAGCGGAAGGAGGCCCCGGTCAACTGGTGCCCCTCCTGCAAGACCGTGCTCGCAAACGAGCAGGTGATCGGCGGTCTCTGCGAGCGGTGCGACACCCCAGTCGAGCAGCGGCGGATCGCGCAGTGGTTCTTCAAGACCTCGGATTACGCGCCGCGCCTTCTCGAGAACCTGAAGTCGCTGGACTGGTCAGAGACGACCAAAAAGGCGCAGGAGAACTGGCTCGGGCGGAGCGAGGGCGCGCTTCTCCGCTTCCCCGTCGCTGGACAGGAGGGGCGGGTGATCGAGGTCTTCACGACCCGCCCGGACACCGTCTTCGGCGCGACTTACATGGTCCTCGCCCCGGAGCACCCCCTCGTCGCGGAGGTCACGACCGCCGAGCGGCAAGTTGACGTCGCGGCCTACCAGGAGCGCGTCGCGCGGATGGACCTGGTGACGCGGAAAAAAACCGACAAGTCCAAGACCGGGGTCTTCACCGGGGGTTATTGCTGGAATCCGGCCACGGGGAAAAACATCCCTGTCTGGATCGCGGACTACGTGCTGATGGAGTATGGGACGGGGGCGATCATGGCGGTCCCCGGGCACGACGAGCGCGACTTCGAGTTCGCGAAGGCCTTCGGGCTCCCGATCCGCCGCGTCATTCTGGAGGCCGGCGGAGATCCTGGCGCGCCGCCCGAGGCCGCGTATGCGGGCGAAGGGACGCTCATGCACTCGGGGAACTTCGAAGGGACGCCATCCTCCGAAGCCCGACGCGCGATCACCGAGTGGCTGGGGAAGCGTGGGCTCGGAGCGCTCCGGGTGAACTACCGCCTCCACGACTGGTGCATCTCGCGCCAGCGTTATTGGGGGCCGCCGATCCCGATCGTGTACTGCGAACGGTGCGGGCCCGTCGGGGTGCCGGAGGATCAGCTCCCCGTCGTCCTTCCGCGCGTCGAGGACTTCAAGCCGGACGACTCGGGAGTGAGCCCGCTCGCGCGGGTGGAGTCGTGGTACCGGACCGAGTGCCCGAAGTGCGGGGAGCCGGGACGCCGCGAGACCGACGTCTCCGACACCTTCCTAGATTCGGCCTGGTACTTTCTCCGTTACCCCTCGGCGGACTCGGACGATGTCGCCTTCGACCCGGAGATCACGAAGCGCTGGCTCCCGGTGAACTCGTACATCGGAGGAAACGAGCACGCCGTTCTCCACCTCCTTTATTCGCGCTTCATCACGATGGCCCTGAAGGATCTGGGCCACCTCGAGTTCGAGGAGCCCTTCACCCGCTTCCGCGCGCACGGGCTCATCATTCGCGACGGCGCGAAGATGTCGAAGAGCAAGGGGAACGTCGTCGTCCCCGATCCGATCATCGAGGAATACGGGGCCGACACCTTCCGCCTCTATCTCATGTTCCTGGGGCCCTTCGAGGAGGGAGGCGACTACCGCGACCAGGGGATTCAGGGGCCTTTCGGCTTCCTGAAGCGCCTCTGGGAAACGGTGGTGCCGGTGGAAGAGCTGGGAAGCGGGACGCCGGATCCCACGGTGGAACGGAAGCTCCATCAGACCATCGCGCAGGTGACGGAGCAGCTTCCCGAGCTGGGCTACAACACCTCGATCGCCGCGATGATGGAATACCTGAACGTCGTGCGCGCGGGAGGAAGAAAGGCGGTCCGTGCCGAGGTGGAGCCTCTGGTCCCGATGATCGCCCCCTTTGCGCCGCACATCGCGGAGGAGCTCTGGGAACGCCTCGGCCACCAGGCCGGCCTCTTCGAGGGGGCGAGCTGGCCGGGCTTCGATCCGGAGAAGGCGAAGGAGAACACGATCACCCTCGCCGTGCAGGTGAATGGGAAGGTACGCGGGACGGTGCCCCTCCCCGTGGGGGCCTCCGAAGAGGCCGCGCTCGCCGCCGCGCGCGCGGAGCCGAACGTCGCCCGCCACCTGGAGGATGCGGAGCTTCGCCGCGTCATCTATGTTCCCGACCGCCTGTTGAACCTGGTCGTCGCGCAAGGCCGCTGACGCCCGGGCGGGGCCGCCCGCGCGCGCCTCGCCCCCGCCGCGCCGACCGGGGTCGCCCATTCACTGCGCCACAACCGTCCGACAGCCGAGCCGATGCCTTCCACACGGACCCTCGCCGGTCCCCTCGTCCTTCCCGACGCGCGCACCCTGCGCCTCTCCATCGATGCGGTCCGCGTCCTCTCGATGGACGCGGTGCAGGCCGCGAAGTCGGGACACCCGGGGGCACCGATGGCGCTCGCACCGGCCGGCTACCTCCTCTTCCGGCATCACCTCCGGCACAACCCGGCGAACCCCGAGTGGCCGGACCGCGACCGCTTCGTCCTCTCGGCGGGGCACGGTTCGATGCTCATATACTCCCTCCTCCACCTCACGGGATACGACCTCCCGCTCGAGGAGTTGAAGGACTTCCGCCAATGGGGGAGCCGCACCCCGGGGCATCCGGAGTTCCATCACACGCCGGGGGTCGAGACGACCACCGGGCCGCTCGGACAGGGGGTCGCGAACTCGGTGGGGATGGCGCTCGCCGAGCGGTGGCTGGCGGCACGATTCAATCGCCCGGGGCACACTGTGGTGGATCATTTCACCTACGCGATCTGCTCCGACGGGGATCTCATGGAGGGGATCTCGCACGAGGCGGCCGAGCTCGCCGGGCACCAGCGGCTGGGAAAGCTCGTCTGGGTCTTCGACGACAACGAGATCACGATCGAAGGGAGCACGGAGCTCGCTACCTCGACCGACCAGCTCCGCCGCTTCGAAGGATACGGGTGGCACGTCCAGCAGGTGGAGGACGGCAACGACCTGGATGCGCTCGACGCGGCGCTCCGGGCCGCCCGCGACGAGACGGACCGTCCGTCGCTCATCGCTCTCCGCACCACGATCGCTTACGGAAGCCCGAATAAGGCGGGGACCGCGGAGGCGCACGGCGCCGCGCTCGGTGTGGAGGAGGTGCGGCTCACGAAGGAGGCGCTCGGCTATCCATCGCAGGAGCCCTTCTGGGTCGCGAAGGAGGCCCGGGAGGAGTGGGAGAAAGCGGGACCGAGGGGAGCCGAGCTCGAGGGCGCGTGGCGGGAGCGGATGTCGGCGTATCGGGCTGAGTTTCCCCAGCTCGCGGCGGAGCTCGATGAGTGCCTGGGCGGAGAGCTCCGGGACGGCTGGGAGGCCTCGATCCCGGATTTCTCCGGAGCGGAAAAGGGGGAGGCGACGCGCTCGACTTCGGGAAAGATCCTCCAGGGGCTCGCGGCGGCGATCCCGAACCTCCTCGGGGGATCGGCGGACCTCGCCCCCTCGAACAACACCCTCCTCAAGGGGGCGGAATCGCTCCAGAGCGGGACGCCTGGCGGTCGAAACCTCCACTTCGGGGTGCGCGAGCACGCGATGGGGGGAATCCTGAACGGGATGGCGCTCCACGGCGGGGTGCGCGTATACGGCGGGACCTTTCTCATCTTCTCGGACTACATGCGCCCCTCGATCCGCCTGGCCGCGATCATGGGGCTCCCCGTGACCTACGTGTTCACGCACGACTCGGTCGGACTCGGCGAAGACGGTCCCACGCACCAGCCGGTCGAGCACCTCATGGCGCTCCGCGCGATCCCGAACCTGATGGACCTCCGCCCCGCGGACGCGGTCGAGACGGCAGCGGCCTGGCGTCTCGCGCTGGAACGGAGGGGAGGCCCGGCTTTCCTGGCGCTGACCCGGCAGGGAGTGCCGCCCCTTTCACGAAGGGAGACTCCGGATCCGGGGGCGGTCCTCCGGGGTGGGTACGTCTTCCGGGAAGCGGGGACCGGCGGAGCGGCTGACACAGGCGCGTCGGATGCGGGCGCGCCGAAAGTCATTCTGATCGCGTCGGGCTCCGAGCTTCAACTCGCGGTCGCGGCCTGGAAAACCCTCGAGGCGGAAGGGATTCCGACGCGCGTCGTGAGCCTTCCCAGCTGGTTCGTTTTCTCCCAGCAAGACGACGAATATCGCGAACGTATACTCCCGGCGGCTGTTCGGGCGCGGGTCGCCGTCGAGGCGGGGGCGACGCTCGGATGGCCACGCTGGATCGGTCCGGACGGCGAGGCGATCGGGCTCGACCACTTCGGCGCCTCGGCCCCTGGCGAGCGACTTTTCGACGAGTTCGGCTTCACCGCCACAGCGGTCGTGGAGCGGGCGAAGGCGCTCGTCCGCGAGTTGGATTGACGTCCGGGTACCCCTCCGATAATATCCGCACGCCGCAGCCCCAGGGAGCCACGACAGACACCCGCGCAGGCGGCCCCGCTGCGCCGATCCTGGGCAATCCGGACGGCGCGATCTTCCCGGCCGGGTCGACGTAGGCCTTGCAGCGAAGGACCGTGAAAATGCTCCGGGCCGCTATCCTCTTTCTTCTCCTCTTTGGCGTGTGGCTCGCCCTCTCCGGGCATTACACGCCGCTTCTGATCACCCTTGGACTCCTGTGCAGCGCGGGGATCGTCCTACTCGCCCTTCGGATGAGGATCGTCGACGACGAGGGGCTCCCCCTCGGCATGGCACCGCGGTTCGTCGCCTACATTCCCTGGCTCCTGCTGGAGACGATCCGTTCCAACATGGCCGTCGCGAAGGTGATCCTCTCCCCCTCCCTCCCGATCAGTCCGGTCCTCCTTCGGTTTCGTGCTCGGACGAAGACGGAGCTCGGGCGATTCCTCTTCGGGAACTCCATCACTTTCACACCGGGCACCACCACCTGCGAGATCGACGGGGAAGACCTTGTCGTGTACGCGCTGACGCGTGACTCGGCCGAGTCGTTGCAGGAGGGAGAGATGGTGCGAAGGGTCTGCTGGGTGGAGGGTTCCGAATGATCTTCTCGGCCGCCTCCGTCGCCGTGCTGGGCACCATGTTCATGGCCATGACTCGGGCTCTCAGGGGGCCCACGGTCTTCGATCGCGTGCTGGCCGTGAACATGTTCGGAACGAAGACGGTCCTCCTGATGTGCCTGGTAGGTTTCGCGGTCGGTCGCCCCGAGTTCATGGACGTGGCGATCGTTTACGCCCTGATGAACTTCATCGGGACGCTGACGATCCTGAAGTACTACGAGTACGGCGATCTGGCGGCGACGGAGCCGGCCGAAGACCGCCTGGAAGAGGTGGACTGATGGAAGTCGCCCTCACGGCATTGACCTGGGTGTTCCTCGGGCTGGGCTCGATCCTGATGATCGTCGGCGGAGTCGGAGTCCTTCGTCTCCCCGATTTTTTCTCGCGCATGCACGGGGCGGGACTGACGGATACGATGGGCGCCGGGCTGATCCTGATCGGGCTCATGTTCGAATCGGGGCTGTCGGCACCGACGGTCCGCCTCGTCATGATTCTGCTCTTCCTCTGGTACACGAGCCCCGTAGGGGGCCACGCCCTCGCCAAGGCCGCCCTCTCGAGCGGGGTGCAACCCATCCAGGACGGGGAGAAGCGCTGACATGGAATCCTTGATCGACTACGGCCTCCTGGCGCTTCTCGCGGTCACGGCGCTCGGGATCCTGACGCTTCGGAACCTCTTCGCCGTGGTCATGCTGATGGGGATCTACAGCCTCCTGTCGGCGGGACTCTTCGTGGTCCTCGACGCCCAGGATGTGGCCTTTACCGAGGCGGCGGTCGGGGCCGGGGTTTCGACGATCCTCGCCCTTGGCACCCTCTCGCTGGTGGGAAGGACGCGCAGGGACACGCCAACGATCCAGGTGATCCCGCTCCTGATCGTCGTGGGAACCGGCGCGGCACTCGTGTACGGAAGCTTCGGCCTTCCCGAATGGGGGAGCGCGGAGAATCCAATCCATCACCATGTGGCGCCGCGGTATCTCATCGATTCCGCCGAGGAGGTCGCCGTCGCCAACACGGTCTCCGCGGTGCTGGCCAGCTACCGCGGCTACGACACGATGGGCGAGACGACGGTCGTCTTTGCCGCCATGGTCGGAGTCTTCGCCCTCCTCGTGGCCGGCTCCGGCGCCGCGGCCTCCTCTCGGGGGAGAAAGCCGTAGGTGCAGAAGCAGCCGATCCCCCGCATCGCGACCAAGATCCTGATCCCCCAGATCATGATCTTCGGACTCTACGTCCACTTCCATGGCGATTTCGGTCCCGGAGGCGGATTTCAGGCGGGCGTGATTCTCGCCGGAGCCATCATCCTCTACGCCCTCATCTTCGGACTGAAGGAGGCCCAGCGGGTCCTCCCGATCTGGGCGGTGGTGGGGTGCTCGGCCATGGGGGTCCTCATTTACGCCGGCACCGGCGTCGCCGGACTCCTCCTGGGCGGTGAATTCCTGAACTACAACGTCCTCGCGCACGATCCGATCCACGGACAGCACCGAGGCATCTTGTGGGTCGAGTTGGGGGTGCTGATCACCGTCTTCGGGGTGATGGTGGGGCTCTTTTACGCCTTCGCAGGGAGGGGGCGGCGCCGCGCATGATCACTCTGGGGCATTTCAACTACGTCATCGTCATCGTCCTGATGATGGTCGGCTTTTATGTCCTGATTTCCCAGAACAACCTGGTGAAGAAGGTGGTCGGGCTGAACATCTTCCAAACCTCGGTGATCATCTTCTACGTCTCGGCCGGGAAGATCATCGGAGGAACCGCCCCGATTCTGATCGGGATGGAGGAGCACGGCGCCGCGGAGGAACTCGCAGGGGCAGGAGAAGCGGTCGCCGAAGTCGCCTCGCAAGCCGCGGAGAGCGTCGGGGAGGTCGTCTATTCGAACCCTCTGCCGCACGTTCTCATGCTCACGGCCATCGTCGTCGGGGTCGCCACGATGTCCATGGCCCTCGCGATCATCGTTCGCATCCGGGAGGCCTACGGTACGATCGAGGACGATGAGATCACCCTCATGGACCTCGAGTCGTGATGGGCATGCATTTGCCCGCACTTCAGGTCGTCATTCCCCTGATGGCCGCGGGGTTCGCACTTCTCGCCTGGCGCCCCCGGCTCTCCTGGACCGTCGCGATGGCGGCGAGCATCGCTTCCTTCCTGATCTCGGCCCAGCTCCTTCGGCAAGTCCTCGCGGACGGGCCGATCAGCTACAACCTCGGGGGATGGGAGCCCCCGTGGGGGATCGAGTACAGGATTGATGCGCTGAACGCGTTCGTCCTCTTCCTCGTCTCCCTGATTGCGGTCGTGGTGACGCCGTTCGCGCTCCGGAGCGTCGAGCAGGAAATCGCGGCGCCGCGCATTCCCTTCTTTTACGCGGCCTGGCTCCTGGCCCTGGCCGGCCTGCTTGGAATCGCGATCACCGGAGACCTCTTCAATGTCTTCGTCTTCCTCGAGATCTCCTCGCTGGCGGCCTATGCGCTGATCTCGATGGGGTCGGACCGGAGGGCGCTCTCCGCCGCCTTTCGATACCTCATCGTGGGGAGCGTAGGCGCGACCTTCATCGTCATCGGGATCGGCTATCTGTACGTGATGACGGGCACGCTCAACATGGCCGACCTCGCGGGCCGCCTCCCGGATGTGGCCGATCAGCGCCCGGTCATCGTGGGATTCGCATTTCTCGCGGTCGGGATCTGCCTGAAGCTCGCTCTTTTCCCGCTCCACCTCTGGCTTCCGAACGCTTACACCTACGCGCCCTCGGCCGCGACCCCCTTCATTGCCGCGACGTACACGAAGGTCGCGGTCTACATGCTGCTCCGCGTCTTCTTTACAGTCTTCGGCGAATCGTTCTCCTTCGACCTGATGCGGCTGGATGCGGTCATCCTCCCGCTGGCGCTGATCGGGATCGTCTCGATGTCGCTCGTCGCGATCTTCCAGCCCGACCTGAAGCGAATGCTGGCCTATTCGTCGGTCGCGCAGATCGGATACATGATTCTCGGGATCAGCTTCGGCTCCGTCACCGGGCTCACTGCGGCCACGCTTCACATGTTCAACCACGCCATCATGAAGGGCGCCCTCTTCATGGCGGTCGGGTGCATGGTCTACCGTTTGGAATCGTCGCGGATCGAGGATCTGGCCGGCGTCGGGCGCCGGATGCCGCTGACGATGGGGGCCTTCCTGATTGGCGGGCTCAGCATCATCGGAGTCCCCCTCACCGCCGGCTTCATCTCGAAGTGGTACCTCGTCCTCGGGGCAATCGAGCGGGGGTGGTGGCCCGTCGCGGCCGTGGTCCTCTTCGGATCCCTCCTGGCGGTCATCTACATCTGGCGGATCGTCGAGGTGGCTTATTTCCGGGCCCCCGCTGACGGGACGGCCACGGAACGAGTCGAGGCGCCTCTCCTCCTCCTCGTCCCCACCTGGATTCTCGCGCTCGCGAATCTCTACTTCGGGATCGACGCCAGTCTCACGACATCGGCGGCGTCCGCGGCGGCCTCCGCCGTCCTCGGAGGCGGGCCGTGACCGCGGAGCGCCTCGTCCTCCTCACGCTCGCGCTTCCCACGGTCGGGGCGCTCCTGATCGCGCTGACGGGCCGCTCCCCGAACCTGCGGGAGGGAATCACCCTCCTGACGAGCGGCGCACTTCTCGTCACGGTGCTGAGCCTCCTCCCGGCGGTCCTCGGGGGCGCCCGGCCCGAGGTCACCCTCGTCGAGATGTTTCCGGACATCGCCGTCCGCCTCGCGGTCGAGCCGCTCGGGATGATCTTCGCCTGCGTCGGGGCGATCCTCTGGCCGATCAACTCCCTCTATTCGATCGGTTACATGAGGGGAAACCAGGAGAAGAACCAGACGCGCTTTTACGTCTGCTTCGGGGTGGCGCTCGCTGCCGTGATGGGGATCGCCTTCTCCGGAAACCTTCTGACCCTCTTCGTCTTCTACGAGGTCCTGACCGTCTCGACCTATCCGCTGGTGACCCACAAGGGATCGGAAGACGCCGTGCGGGCGGGCCGGGTTTACCTCGGAATCCTGCTCACGACCTCGATCGGGTTTCTCCTTCCGGCGATCATCTGGACCTGGGCGATCTCCGGGACGGTGGACTTCGCCGCGGGGGGGATTCTTGCCGGTAGCGTCAGCGGACCACTCGTAGGCGTCCTCCTTGCGCTCTTCATGTTCGGGATCGGGAAGGCCGCCCTGATGCCGATGCACCGGTGGCTTCCCGCCGCGATGGTGGCGCCCACACCGGTCAGCGCGCTCCTCCACGCCGTCGCAGTGGTGAAGGCCGGAGTCTTCAGTGTCGTGAAGGTGCTGGTCTACATCTTCGGGCTCGATTTCCTGCGTGCCGAGTCCTCTACCCACTGGCTCATATACGCCTCCGGATTCACGGTGATCGTAGCCTCGATCGTGGCCTTCCGGATCCTGCGGGCCAGGGGCAACCTGAAGCGGATGCTCGCGTACTCGACGATCGCGCAGCTCTCCTACGTGATTCTCGCTGCCGCCATCATGACACAGATCTCGACGGCGGGCGCGGCGCTACACATTGTGGCGCACGCCTTCGGGAAGATCACCCTCTTCTTCGCGGCGGGCTCGATCTACACGGCGGCCCACAAAACGGAGATCTCGCAGCTCGACGGGATCGGCCGGCGCATGCCCTTCACGATGGGAGCCTTCGCGATCGGAGCCCTTTCGATGGTCGGGCTCCCGCCGACGGGAGGATTCATCTCGAAGTGGTACATGTTGGGCGGCGCCTTCGAGAGCGGAGATCTCCTCGCGCTCTCGATCCTCGTGGTCTCGACGCTGCTCAACGCCGCCTATTTCGGACCGATCGTTCATGCCGCCTTCTTCCGGAAGGAGGCGTCGGACCACGACGGGCACGGTCATGGGCACGGTGAAGCGCCCTGGCCCATCGTCGTCGCGCTCACCGCGACGGCGAGCCTGACCGTGCTCCTCTTCTTCTTCCCGGACGTCGCGACGACGCTGGCCCGACAGATTGTGGGACTCACCCCATGACACGAGCCTCGAAACACGATGAAGCCCATCCGGACCGCGAAGTCGAGGTCCCGCGCGTCGAACCGGATTCGACCCATTGGCTGGTCCGGCCGAGCACGATCCGGAAGTTATGGATCGCGATGGCCATCGTCCTGTTCCTGACGGTGATCCCGGACTTCTTTCTCGAGCACCACCCCTACTTCGGGTTCGACGGCCTCCCCGGGTTTTCGGCCGCCTTCGGGTTCGTCGCCTGCGTTTTCATGGTGATCCTCTCCAAGGTCCTGGGGATCTTCCTCAAGCGGACGGACCGGTATTATGGCGATTAGCTTTCCCCCCGGACTGATCCTCCTCGGCGGGGGGCTCCTCCTCCCCCTCCTGCAGGGAAGACTCCGCGAGGCGGCCGTCCTGGTCTTTCCCCTCCTCACCCTCGGCGCGGTGTGGACGGTCCCCGACGGAACCTCACTGGCCGTGCCCTTCCTGGGGTACGAGCTCGCCCTGGTTCACTCGACGACGCTCGGCCGCCTCTTCGCGACCGTCTTCTCGATCATGGCCTTCGCGGGGGGACTCTTCGCCCTCCGTCGCGCCCCCGTGGTGGAGCTGGCGGCCGCCTTCGCCTACGCCGGGAGCGCCATCGGCGTCACCTTCGCCGGTGACCTCCTGACGATGTTCGTCTTCTGGGAGCTGATGGCCGTCGGGTCTACCGTGGTGATCTGGTCCTCCGATCAACCGGGAGCTTACGGGGCGAGCATGAGGTACCTCTCCATTCACCTGATGGGTGGGGTCCTCCTGATGTTCGGGGTGATCGGCCACATCATCGACACCGGATCGGTCGCCTTCACCGCCATGCAGCCGGACAGCCTGGCGCACTGGATGATCCTGGCGGGCTTCCTCGTCAACGCCGGCGCCCCTCCGCTCGGAGCGTGGATCGCCGACGCCTATCCCGAAGCCTCCGCGACCGGAATGGTCTTCCTCTCGGCATTCACGACCAAGACGGCGGTCTTTGCGCTCATGGTCGGATTTCCCGGAGCGGGAATCCTGATCCCGATCGGCCTCTACATGTCCCTGTACGGAATCTTCTACGCCCTACTCGAGAACGACATGCGTCGCATTCTCGCGTACAGCATCGTGAACCAGGTCGGATTCATGGTGACGGCGGTGGGGATCGGGTCCGAGATGGCGCTGAACGGGGCGGCGGCACATGCTTTCACCCACATCATTTACAAGGCGCTCCTCCTGATGTCGGCGGGGAGTGTCCTGGTGATGACCGGCAAGAGGAAGTGCACGGATCTCGGCGGCCTCTTCCGCACGATGCCCTTCACCGCGACCGCGGGAATCATCGGCGCCCTGGCGATTTCGTCCTTCCCCTTCACTTCGGGGTTCGTGTCGAAGTCCATGACGAACCAGTCGGCGGCGGACGCGGCGCTCCTCGTCCCGTGGCTCATTCTGACGGCGGCATCGGCGGGGGTCTTCCTCCATGCCGGCATCAAGTTCCCCTGGTTCGTCTTCTTCCAGAAGGACTCCGGGCTCCGGCCGGCCGAGCCGCCCCTTTCCATGCGGCTCGCGATGGGACTCTTCGCCTTCGCCTGCATCGCCCTGGGCGTCGTGTATCAGCCCCTGTACCGGCTCCTCCCCTACGCGACGGAGTACGAGCCCTATACGGCGCTCCATCTCGTACAGCAGTTTCAGCTCCTCCTCTTCTCCGGGCTTGCCTTCTTCCTCCTCCTCCCGCTCATGAAGCGAACGCGGACGATCAGCCTGGACTTCGATTGGTTCTATCGGCGCTTCGG is from Gemmatimonadota bacterium and encodes:
- a CDS encoding zf-HC2 domain-containing protein, yielding MTHPSDEQLQDLADGLVSASERRALAEHLTLCADCRSALDSIERLREGARQLAVDVAPPEGEWDAIEDRIAGPGAWRAARAQSRVGAADGISSGHATFTPHFGGGDDPSERGAAGMPGWAGGLRWAAVLVLAIGLSWGLVSLPSWLGGRSGDVASSASPAPESNARELVGARTAALLEGAYAPSISELQRILADTRDQLDPETVQVVDENLAVIEEAIARVRAALESDPASAPALRSLDSLFNAQLRVLRVAAALPREI
- a CDS encoding DUF4097 family beta strand repeat-containing protein — encoded protein: MVRHSKGAALARMAGVALLAAWTAVPLLGQDIPINELRPLGPGGTVQIDVIQHSITIEVWNRNEVEVRGQYNPAFEQLDIDADAESFSLEIDRRNIRGNGGGGTLTVRIPAGVELDAESVSGEVRATGNANSVSLESVSGSVTYAGDSPEVRLSSVSGSVSYAGTAAEAQLESVSGSVRLEGNVGALDAESVSGAVTVISGTPVRELDLETVSGSVTFTGSLAPGGEIAIESFSGRVEMALDPATAARFELETLSGSISVALPGVPDDIARSGRFGPSETATFVTGNGNGSVEASTLSGSIVIRAR
- the leuS gene encoding leucine--tRNA ligase: MANQEPDRYRPGEVESKWQSRWEERGTNRFTEAALRSAAAPYYNLMMFPYPSAEGLHVGNIYAFTGADVHGRFQRLTGKNVFEPMGFDAFGIHSENFAMKVGVHPMDLIPKNVANFTRQLRRIGGMFDWDHSVDTTSPEYYRWTQWLFLKLFDGGLAERKEAPVNWCPSCKTVLANEQVIGGLCERCDTPVEQRRIAQWFFKTSDYAPRLLENLKSLDWSETTKKAQENWLGRSEGALLRFPVAGQEGRVIEVFTTRPDTVFGATYMVLAPEHPLVAEVTTAERQVDVAAYQERVARMDLVTRKKTDKSKTGVFTGGYCWNPATGKNIPVWIADYVLMEYGTGAIMAVPGHDERDFEFAKAFGLPIRRVILEAGGDPGAPPEAAYAGEGTLMHSGNFEGTPSSEARRAITEWLGKRGLGALRVNYRLHDWCISRQRYWGPPIPIVYCERCGPVGVPEDQLPVVLPRVEDFKPDDSGVSPLARVESWYRTECPKCGEPGRRETDVSDTFLDSAWYFLRYPSADSDDVAFDPEITKRWLPVNSYIGGNEHAVLHLLYSRFITMALKDLGHLEFEEPFTRFRAHGLIIRDGAKMSKSKGNVVVPDPIIEEYGADTFRLYLMFLGPFEEGGDYRDQGIQGPFGFLKRLWETVVPVEELGSGTPDPTVERKLHQTIAQVTEQLPELGYNTSIAAMMEYLNVVRAGGRKAVRAEVEPLVPMIAPFAPHIAEELWERLGHQAGLFEGASWPGFDPEKAKENTITLAVQVNGKVRGTVPLPVGASEEAALAAARAEPNVARHLEDAELRRVIYVPDRLLNLVVAQGR
- the tkt gene encoding transketolase, which gives rise to MPSTRTLAGPLVLPDARTLRLSIDAVRVLSMDAVQAAKSGHPGAPMALAPAGYLLFRHHLRHNPANPEWPDRDRFVLSAGHGSMLIYSLLHLTGYDLPLEELKDFRQWGSRTPGHPEFHHTPGVETTTGPLGQGVANSVGMALAERWLAARFNRPGHTVVDHFTYAICSDGDLMEGISHEAAELAGHQRLGKLVWVFDDNEITIEGSTELATSTDQLRRFEGYGWHVQQVEDGNDLDALDAALRAARDETDRPSLIALRTTIAYGSPNKAGTAEAHGAALGVEEVRLTKEALGYPSQEPFWVAKEAREEWEKAGPRGAELEGAWRERMSAYRAEFPQLAAELDECLGGELRDGWEASIPDFSGAEKGEATRSTSGKILQGLAAAIPNLLGGSADLAPSNNTLLKGAESLQSGTPGGRNLHFGVREHAMGGILNGMALHGGVRVYGGTFLIFSDYMRPSIRLAAIMGLPVTYVFTHDSVGLGEDGPTHQPVEHLMALRAIPNLMDLRPADAVETAAAWRLALERRGGPAFLALTRQGVPPLSRRETPDPGAVLRGGYVFREAGTGGAADTGASDAGAPKVILIASGSELQLAVAAWKTLEAEGIPTRVVSLPSWFVFSQQDDEYRERILPAAVRARVAVEAGATLGWPRWIGPDGEAIGLDHFGASAPGERLFDEFGFTATAVVERAKALVRELD
- a CDS encoding Na+/H+ antiporter subunit E, giving the protein MLRAAILFLLLFGVWLALSGHYTPLLITLGLLCSAGIVLLALRMRIVDDEGLPLGMAPRFVAYIPWLLLETIRSNMAVAKVILSPSLPISPVLLRFRARTKTELGRFLFGNSITFTPGTTTCEIDGEDLVVYALTRDSAESLQEGEMVRRVCWVEGSE